From the genome of Clostridium sp. BNL1100, one region includes:
- a CDS encoding DUF4901 domain-containing protein, which produces MIVLKRFISMLVVVAVLAAFMIPAMAADDSAQVDKELQNAIKFVKSKIDIPKECTKFSYNIYNRNDQIVWSLAWTDEDSQKNVNVQVDQDNFISSYNSYDYMPSDGKKIPKYSKEQAYKIAEQFVNRLNPKLMDEFKLNETNDYGYNGGYSINYIRQVNGIKYRNNYINISVNSYTGKVISYTCNYSKNTKFEDSSKIISLNQAQKAFAEKLGLKLVYNVKFEKDKSETYLAYVPKATNKYIDAVTGEVETATNYMLYENALSSQAQKMAAMDAAGTVSNIALTPDELDAVNSISNLITKDTADKKLRSLSNFNLDSSFKLTNSYLGKVWRNSNSLAWTLTYTKVLDESKKLTREVQITVDAKTGALIEFWTNYTSPTGAVPQKSEEQAKVICDEALKTLIPDIYAKVKFDDSYIKYDSKPENSYSFKYIRIENGLECPDNYISISYDNLSGNISSFYTYWAKDLKFDDPKNVISVEEANKVMFNKIGYEIQYIPDDSDTEETLIMDYKLGVSNTRNAVLGYFTDSSKPCIISAVNGDILDNSGRVYKDNKVADYTDVNGIKAEDKVKVLTQIGIRYIQDELKPADVLLQKDYFILLSRLNDFYYMDKATDNDKMIENMYNQLISQGIITKAEKAPLSVVTREDAAKYFIKFKGLSEVAEIKGIYKSSFKDANKINPNLLGYVCLTTGFKAMNGSNGNFMPKNKMTRLDGLMTIYNFLAAK; this is translated from the coding sequence GTGATTGTATTGAAAAGATTTATTTCAATGTTGGTGGTGGTTGCTGTCTTGGCAGCTTTTATGATTCCTGCAATGGCAGCCGACGATTCAGCACAGGTGGACAAAGAGCTGCAAAATGCCATTAAGTTTGTTAAATCAAAGATTGATATTCCTAAGGAATGTACTAAATTCAGTTACAATATTTACAACAGAAATGATCAAATTGTTTGGAGTCTGGCCTGGACCGATGAGGATTCACAAAAGAATGTAAATGTACAAGTAGATCAAGACAATTTTATATCATCCTACAATTCCTATGATTATATGCCAAGCGATGGTAAAAAAATACCTAAGTATTCAAAGGAACAGGCATATAAGATAGCAGAACAGTTTGTAAATCGTCTGAATCCTAAACTTATGGATGAGTTCAAACTTAATGAAACAAATGATTATGGGTATAACGGAGGATATAGTATTAACTATATCAGACAAGTAAACGGTATTAAATATAGAAACAATTACATTAACATATCAGTTAATTCTTATACCGGAAAAGTAATAAGTTATACATGTAATTACTCAAAAAACACCAAGTTTGAAGATTCTTCAAAGATAATAAGCCTCAACCAGGCTCAAAAGGCATTTGCTGAAAAACTTGGACTTAAACTGGTTTACAATGTTAAATTTGAAAAGGATAAGTCTGAAACATATCTTGCGTATGTTCCAAAGGCAACAAATAAGTATATAGACGCTGTTACCGGAGAGGTTGAAACTGCAACAAATTATATGTTATATGAAAATGCTTTATCTTCCCAGGCTCAAAAAATGGCAGCAATGGATGCTGCAGGAACAGTTTCAAATATTGCACTTACTCCTGATGAATTGGATGCCGTTAATAGCATATCCAACCTAATTACAAAAGATACTGCCGACAAGAAATTGCGTTCTTTAAGCAACTTCAATCTTGACAGTTCATTTAAACTTACAAATTCTTACTTGGGTAAGGTTTGGAGAAACAGCAATTCACTTGCATGGACATTGACTTATACAAAGGTACTGGATGAAAGCAAAAAGCTGACAAGAGAAGTTCAAATTACCGTAGACGCAAAGACAGGAGCTTTAATAGAGTTCTGGACTAACTATACATCGCCAACAGGTGCAGTTCCCCAAAAGTCTGAGGAACAAGCAAAAGTAATTTGTGACGAAGCATTAAAGACACTTATACCTGATATTTATGCAAAAGTTAAATTTGACGATTCGTATATAAAATATGATTCAAAACCTGAAAACTCATATTCATTCAAGTATATAAGAATTGAAAACGGATTGGAGTGTCCGGATAACTATATCTCCATATCTTATGATAATCTGTCAGGAAACATTAGCAGCTTTTATACATACTGGGCAAAGGATTTGAAATTTGATGACCCTAAAAATGTAATTAGTGTTGAAGAAGCAAATAAGGTTATGTTTAATAAAATAGGTTATGAAATACAGTATATACCTGATGATTCCGACACCGAAGAAACATTAATTATGGATTATAAGCTTGGTGTATCAAATACTCGAAATGCTGTTCTGGGATATTTTACAGATAGCTCAAAGCCATGCATTATAAGTGCAGTTAACGGCGACATTCTGGATAATTCCGGAAGGGTATACAAAGATAATAAAGTTGCAGACTATACAGACGTTAATGGAATTAAAGCTGAAGATAAGGTAAAGGTATTAACACAGATAGGTATAAGATATATTCAGGATGAACTTAAACCGGCTGATGTACTGCTTCAAAAGGATTATTTTATTCTGCTTTCCAGATTAAATGATTTTTATTACATGGACAAAGCAACCGATAATGATAAAATGATTGAAAACATGTACAATCAACTGATTAGCCAGGGTATTATAACAAAGGCGGAAAAAGCTCCTCTTTCCGTAGTTACCAGAGAGGATGCGGCGAAGTATTTTATAAAATTCAAGGGATTAAGTGAGGTCGCTGAAATAAAGGGTATATACAAGAGCAGTTTCAAAGATGCTAATAAAATCAACCCAAATCTTTTGGGATACGTGTGTCTTACTACAGGATTTAAAGCAATGAACGGCAGCAACGGAAACTTTATGCCAAAAAATAAAATGACAAGATTGGATGGACTTATGACCATATACAATTTTCTGGCTGCTAAATAA
- a CDS encoding LysM peptidoglycan-binding domain-containing protein, with product MDGNIRLSATVISCMGSSSNKDDFYFNGSFSNCHNTQSIQCSFEKSSSNFVFAVSDSLGIDDGETDSISAVREIKRYHETAKKQNFSLEAITEKIYEAVQLSSNLIYSKSVISSQNNPILTGFSSLIIENNRAVIMNLGNNGAFLFRHGLQKDIFSNGESRKNEKLKALGITPNTAELYNDTDKILKIAEQESKTKIKLSSSITIEEGDVILLCSDGVLNSLNRSRIEAVIDSGLDPQKMASVLFQEASKNDMDESLTLMVIKVEEVRTLSYIPMQRRMAQFDMDEDEDEDELPDEPEKGHNVVNYILGFICVLIISGVLFMGYLIVSNKGLFASDGKQGNPTQSTQTASNTTDTPSVSTDTEGTATASDTDSQSVPSKASDSKNSDTNVDDVKDSDNDTEPVKPSEPSDTKSETDEYTVHVVQQGETLSSISTKYYGTPSKYTDILKFNNMKNADSIKIGDELKIPKTK from the coding sequence GTGGATGGAAACATAAGGCTAAGTGCTACAGTAATAAGTTGTATGGGCAGCAGCTCAAACAAAGACGATTTCTATTTCAACGGCAGCTTCTCAAATTGCCATAATACACAAAGTATTCAGTGTTCTTTTGAAAAATCCTCAAGTAACTTCGTGTTTGCTGTTTCAGATTCTCTGGGAATTGATGATGGTGAAACGGATAGCATATCTGCTGTAAGAGAAATAAAAAGATATCACGAAACTGCTAAAAAGCAAAATTTTTCTCTTGAAGCTATTACCGAAAAAATATATGAGGCAGTTCAGCTTTCCAGCAATTTAATATACAGTAAATCCGTTATATCCAGTCAGAACAACCCGATATTAACAGGGTTTTCTTCGTTAATTATTGAAAACAACAGGGCTGTAATAATGAATCTTGGTAATAATGGTGCTTTTCTGTTCAGGCATGGACTTCAAAAAGATATTTTTTCAAATGGCGAAAGCAGGAAGAACGAAAAGCTTAAAGCACTTGGGATAACCCCAAACACTGCAGAGCTATATAACGATACCGACAAGATACTAAAAATAGCAGAACAGGAATCAAAAACAAAAATAAAGCTTTCCTCCAGCATAACGATTGAAGAAGGCGATGTTATTCTTCTATGTAGTGACGGAGTGTTAAACAGTTTAAACAGGAGCAGGATTGAAGCAGTTATTGATTCCGGCTTGGACCCTCAAAAAATGGCAAGCGTTCTTTTTCAGGAAGCATCCAAGAATGATATGGATGAAAGTTTAACTCTTATGGTTATAAAAGTTGAAGAGGTAAGAACTTTATCATATATTCCAATGCAAAGAAGAATGGCACAGTTCGATATGGACGAAGATGAGGACGAAGACGAATTACCCGACGAGCCGGAAAAAGGCCATAATGTTGTTAACTACATATTGGGTTTTATATGTGTGCTGATAATATCAGGAGTTTTATTTATGGGGTATCTCATAGTTAGCAATAAGGGACTGTTTGCTTCTGACGGAAAGCAAGGAAATCCTACTCAGTCAACCCAGACGGCTTCAAATACTACTGACACACCTTCCGTATCTACAGATACTGAGGGTACTGCAACAGCTTCAGATACGGATTCCCAATCGGTACCATCTAAAGCCAGTGACAGTAAAAACAGCGATACTAACGTTGATGATGTCAAGGATTCGGATAATGATACAGAACCTGTAAAACCTTCTGAACCTTCGGACACAAAGTCGGAGACTGACGAATATACGGTACATGTGGTTCAACAAGGAGAAACCCTTAGTTCCATTAGTACCAAATACTATGGAACACCTTCAAAGTATACCGATATACTTAAATTCAACAATATGAAGAATGCAGACAGTATTAAAATAGGTGATGAGTTGAAAATACCAAAAACAAAATAA
- a CDS encoding argininosuccinate synthase, protein MSKEKVLLAYSGGLDTSIIIPWLKENYGYEVIAMAGDVGQGEELEPLNEKAIKTGASKLYIEDLKEEFITDFIYPTLKAGAIYEGKYLLGTSFARPIIAKRMVEIAIKEGCTAICHGATGKGNDQVRFELTVKALAPHLKIIAPWRIWDIKSREDAIDYAEARNIPIPVTKKDNYSMDRNLWHLSHEGSDLEDPWNEPQYEKLLKLMVSPEKAPDVPTYVEIYFEKGIPKKVNGVEYGPIEMMDVLNKLAGENGVGIVDMVENRLVGMKSRGVYETPAGTVLYAAHRELELLCLDRDTLHYKDVIAQRFAELVYFGQWYTPLRESLSAFVDKTQETVTGTVRLKLYKGNCMPAGAKSEYSLYSEEIATFSKDEVYNQKDAEGFINLFGLPMKVRAQMLQNKDIK, encoded by the coding sequence ATGAGTAAGGAAAAAGTTTTATTAGCATATTCAGGTGGACTTGACACCTCGATAATTATTCCATGGCTTAAAGAGAACTACGGTTATGAAGTTATTGCCATGGCCGGAGATGTGGGACAGGGCGAAGAGCTTGAACCTTTAAATGAGAAAGCAATCAAAACCGGTGCATCAAAACTTTACATAGAGGATTTGAAGGAAGAATTCATAACTGATTTTATATATCCTACCTTGAAAGCAGGAGCAATTTACGAAGGAAAATATCTTCTGGGGACGTCTTTTGCAAGACCAATTATAGCAAAGAGAATGGTTGAAATTGCTATTAAGGAAGGCTGTACGGCTATCTGCCACGGAGCTACCGGTAAGGGTAATGACCAGGTAAGATTCGAACTTACCGTAAAGGCTTTGGCCCCCCATCTTAAAATAATTGCACCTTGGAGAATTTGGGATATCAAGTCAAGAGAAGATGCTATAGATTATGCTGAAGCAAGAAATATTCCTATTCCCGTAACCAAAAAAGATAACTACAGCATGGACAGGAACCTTTGGCATTTGAGTCATGAAGGCTCCGATCTGGAAGATCCTTGGAACGAACCTCAGTATGAAAAGCTCTTAAAGCTGATGGTTTCTCCTGAAAAGGCTCCGGACGTACCTACATACGTTGAAATTTATTTCGAAAAAGGTATCCCTAAAAAGGTTAACGGCGTTGAATACGGTCCTATTGAAATGATGGATGTTCTCAACAAGCTTGCAGGGGAAAACGGTGTAGGTATTGTTGACATGGTTGAGAACAGACTTGTGGGTATGAAGTCAAGAGGTGTATATGAAACTCCTGCGGGAACAGTTTTATATGCTGCTCACAGAGAGCTTGAGCTGCTTTGCCTTGACAGAGACACTCTCCATTACAAGGACGTTATTGCACAAAGATTTGCAGAACTTGTATACTTCGGACAGTGGTACACTCCTCTTCGTGAATCCTTGTCAGCTTTTGTTGATAAGACTCAGGAAACTGTTACAGGTACTGTAAGACTGAAGCTTTACAAAGGTAACTGTATGCCTGCAGGTGCCAAGTCTGAATACTCCCTGTATAGTGAAGAAATTGCTACCTTCAGTAAAGACGAGGTTTACAATCAGAAGGATGCAGAAGGATTTATCAACCTCTTTGGTCTACCAATGAAGGTTAGGGCTCAAATGCTGCAAAACAAGGATATCAAATAG
- a CDS encoding Dabb family protein translates to MLTHIVLFKLNDKSEETIQKTKDLLLGLKGQIPCLKFIEVGVDIVHSERSYDIGLYTKFDSMADMEAYQVHPAHLKVLEHIKLVKESSVAVDYES, encoded by the coding sequence ATGCTTACACACATTGTTTTATTCAAATTAAATGACAAGAGTGAAGAAACCATTCAGAAAACAAAAGACCTATTGCTTGGATTAAAGGGACAAATACCTTGTTTAAAATTTATAGAAGTTGGAGTAGATATTGTTCATTCTGAAAGGTCATATGATATAGGACTTTACACTAAGTTTGATTCAATGGCTGACATGGAGGCGTATCAGGTTCATCCTGCACACCTTAAAGTTCTTGAGCATATAAAGCTTGTTAAGGAATCGTCTGTTGCAGTAGACTATGAAAGTTAA
- a CDS encoding YtxH domain-containing protein, protein MDLKDLLKKNKKKSTKKQAAKNVAIGAGIGTAVGVAAGVLLAPKSGKETRDDIAKVTKDTLENVKDGLNTAKEKIEDIIKKEKDCCCCTENEAVEECVCTEEEKAE, encoded by the coding sequence ATGGATTTAAAGGATTTACTCAAAAAGAATAAAAAGAAATCAACTAAAAAACAGGCTGCTAAAAATGTTGCAATCGGTGCCGGAATAGGAACAGCCGTTGGTGTAGCTGCCGGAGTACTTTTAGCTCCCAAATCAGGAAAGGAAACAAGGGACGACATAGCTAAAGTTACAAAGGATACACTGGAAAATGTTAAGGATGGCTTAAATACGGCAAAAGAGAAGATTGAAGATATCATAAAAAAGGAAAAGGACTGCTGCTGTTGCACTGAAAACGAAGCCGTTGAAGAATGTGTATGTACAGAGGAAGAAAAGGCTGAATAA
- a CDS encoding epoxyqueuosine reductase QueH, whose product MKVLLHMCCGPCSTYPVQELMNEGVDIQGYFYNPNIHPIEEHTKRRENVEKFSKIKKIPVIYDDDFRQTEWEDMKDMGDARCLHCYSVRLENAAKLAAQKGCDAFSTTLLVSPYQKHDLIKELGEKYAAQYGTTFLYRDFRPGFRQGQQMAREMELYRQKYCGCILSLPI is encoded by the coding sequence ATGAAAGTACTATTGCACATGTGCTGCGGACCATGTTCCACATATCCTGTACAGGAACTTATGAATGAGGGCGTTGATATACAAGGGTATTTTTACAACCCCAATATACACCCTATCGAAGAACATACAAAACGCAGGGAAAATGTTGAAAAGTTTAGCAAAATTAAAAAAATTCCCGTAATATATGATGATGATTTCAGACAGACTGAATGGGAAGATATGAAGGATATGGGTGATGCCCGGTGTCTTCACTGCTACAGTGTAAGACTTGAAAATGCGGCAAAACTCGCTGCCCAGAAGGGCTGTGACGCATTTTCGACAACACTGCTTGTGAGCCCGTACCAGAAACATGATTTAATAAAAGAACTTGGGGAAAAATACGCAGCGCAATACGGAACTACATTTTTATACCGGGATTTCAGACCCGGGTTCAGACAGGGACAGCAGATGGCAAGGGAGATGGAACTGTATCGTCAAAAATACTGCGGATGTATTCTATCCCTTCCTATTTAA
- the ruvB gene encoding Holliday junction branch migration DNA helicase RuvB: MTDLTDERLVEAGNRSDDFDEVSLRPKRFDEYIGQSKAKDNLTVFIEAAKRRKEALDHVLLYGPPGLGKTTLASIISSEMGVNLRITSGPAIEKAGDLAAILTNLGTHDVLFIDEIHRLNRSVEEILYPAMEDYALDIIIGKGPSARSIRLDLPKFTLIGATTRAGLLTAPLRDRFGVINKLEMYTSEELKEIVSRSAGILNIGLDQKGAYEIARRSRGTPRIANRLLKRVRDFAQVKGSGVIDIELAKHALDALEVDEIGLDGVDRNMLLSIINKFGGGPVGLDTLAASIGEESGTIEDVYEPYLIQLGFINKTPRGRMATKNAYAHFGLEYDG, translated from the coding sequence ATGACAGATTTAACTGATGAGAGGCTTGTTGAGGCCGGTAACCGTTCTGATGATTTTGATGAGGTGAGCTTAAGGCCCAAAAGGTTCGATGAGTACATAGGACAGTCCAAGGCCAAGGATAACCTGACAGTATTTATAGAGGCAGCAAAAAGAAGGAAAGAAGCTCTGGATCATGTTTTGCTTTATGGCCCTCCGGGACTTGGCAAGACTACTCTTGCAAGTATAATTTCATCGGAGATGGGCGTAAACCTCAGAATTACATCCGGGCCGGCAATAGAAAAAGCCGGTGACCTGGCTGCTATACTTACAAACCTTGGTACTCACGATGTATTGTTTATAGATGAAATACACAGGCTTAACAGAAGCGTGGAAGAAATCCTTTACCCTGCCATGGAGGACTATGCTCTGGATATTATAATCGGCAAGGGTCCAAGCGCCAGATCAATAAGACTGGATCTTCCCAAGTTTACCTTGATAGGTGCCACTACAAGAGCGGGACTTTTGACTGCACCTCTAAGGGACAGGTTTGGTGTAATAAATAAATTGGAAATGTATACTTCCGAAGAATTAAAAGAAATCGTAAGTCGTTCGGCCGGGATTCTTAATATTGGTCTTGACCAAAAGGGTGCTTATGAGATTGCCAGAAGATCCAGAGGAACCCCCAGAATAGCAAACAGACTGTTAAAAAGAGTACGTGATTTTGCACAGGTAAAGGGAAGCGGTGTCATAGATATTGAACTGGCAAAACATGCCCTTGATGCACTTGAGGTTGATGAGATAGGTTTGGATGGTGTTGACAGAAACATGCTGCTGAGCATAATTAACAAGTTCGGAGGCGGGCCGGTAGGACTGGATACACTGGCAGCTTCAATAGGAGAAGAATCGGGCACTATTGAGGATGTGTATGAGCCATATCTTATACAATTAGGATTTATCAATAAAACTCCCAGAGGGAGAATGGCAACAAAAAATGCTTATGCACATTTCGGATTGGAGTATGACGGTTAA
- the ruvA gene encoding Holliday junction branch migration protein RuvA: MFAYIKGTVEVKNNDSIIVETGGIGYRIFTALSTINNMGQPGTPVKIYTHYYVREDIAALYGFGTVEELAMFEMLLAVSGVGPKAAISLISTLSPSRFALAVVSQDTKSLTKAPGIGMKMAQRIILELKDKISKEQLTASIPAAGPENSWAPGDSVLSEAVSALMVLGYGSVEASSIISGIYEEGMSVEDLIKKALKSLSR, translated from the coding sequence ATGTTTGCATACATAAAAGGAACAGTGGAAGTAAAAAACAACGACAGTATAATAGTAGAAACCGGTGGAATCGGGTACAGGATATTTACCGCACTTTCTACAATAAATAACATGGGACAGCCAGGTACACCAGTAAAGATTTATACTCATTATTATGTCAGAGAAGATATTGCAGCCCTCTACGGCTTCGGTACAGTGGAAGAACTGGCTATGTTTGAGATGCTTCTGGCAGTTTCAGGGGTTGGGCCAAAGGCCGCAATATCCCTGATTTCAACGCTGTCGCCATCAAGATTTGCATTGGCTGTTGTCTCTCAGGATACAAAGTCACTGACAAAAGCCCCGGGTATAGGAATGAAAATGGCTCAGCGAATTATACTTGAGCTAAAGGACAAAATATCAAAGGAACAGCTTACAGCTTCTATTCCGGCAGCTGGTCCCGAAAACAGCTGGGCTCCCGGAGATTCTGTCCTGTCGGAGGCTGTTAGTGCTTTGATGGTTTTGGGATACGGCTCGGTAGAAGCATCAAGCATTATAAGCGGTATTTATGAAGAAGGAATGAGTGTAGAGGATTTAATAAAGAAGGCGCTCAAATCCCTTTCAAGATAG
- a CDS encoding polysaccharide deacetylase family protein, translating to MKNYIAAILALAITASVTTGCGVNEYYSGNKNAKSTNSTSAVTSTPSKTAVDTQSQGNSTKAADNSQKPEPVKIDYNKVKPNEAGQIMVVMFHNFVETYPKGKNEYTTTFVEFESLLDELYQKNYRLVNLEDMLNNNIDVPAGCIPMVFTFDDGTAGQFNLVEQDGQLKANPKSAVGVMEAFNSKHPDFGLKGTFYVNLGVETFNGAGTVQDRLKYLIDKGFEIGNHTKTHVSLPDVKTAAKMLEEVGGNQKLMEEYISGYKFKAFSLPFGNASKGLKDYVIQGNYQGTEYKHTSIVLVGANPSPSPVSPKFNPYAVPRVRSTGQEKVECDLAWWLDAMGKGSSQYISDGNKDTVVVPEPKKQNVDTSKLNGKQLITY from the coding sequence ATGAAAAATTATATTGCAGCAATTTTAGCATTGGCAATTACTGCATCAGTTACCACAGGATGCGGGGTTAATGAATATTACTCGGGAAATAAGAATGCAAAATCAACAAACAGTACTTCAGCAGTTACATCTACTCCTTCAAAGACAGCAGTAGATACACAATCTCAAGGTAACTCTACAAAGGCAGCCGATAATTCCCAAAAACCCGAACCTGTAAAAATTGACTATAATAAGGTTAAACCCAACGAAGCAGGGCAAATAATGGTTGTTATGTTTCATAACTTTGTTGAAACATACCCAAAGGGAAAAAACGAATATACAACAACTTTTGTAGAATTTGAAAGCTTGTTGGATGAACTATACCAAAAAAATTACAGGCTTGTAAACCTTGAAGACATGTTAAACAATAATATTGACGTTCCGGCCGGGTGCATACCTATGGTTTTCACTTTTGATGACGGGACAGCAGGTCAATTTAATCTTGTTGAGCAGGACGGGCAGCTGAAAGCAAATCCAAAATCAGCGGTTGGGGTAATGGAGGCGTTTAACAGCAAACATCCTGATTTTGGCCTTAAAGGTACATTTTATGTGAACCTTGGAGTAGAAACTTTTAATGGAGCGGGGACAGTTCAGGATAGACTTAAATATTTGATTGATAAAGGTTTTGAAATAGGAAATCATACAAAGACGCATGTATCTTTGCCGGATGTTAAAACTGCGGCTAAAATGCTTGAGGAAGTTGGTGGAAATCAGAAATTAATGGAAGAGTACATATCCGGATACAAGTTTAAGGCATTTTCATTGCCATTTGGGAATGCGTCAAAGGGTTTGAAGGACTATGTTATTCAGGGCAACTACCAAGGTACAGAGTACAAACATACCTCGATAGTACTTGTAGGTGCAAATCCATCGCCGTCACCCGTATCGCCAAAGTTCAATCCTTATGCTGTACCAAGGGTAAGGTCTACAGGACAGGAAAAGGTGGAATGTGACCTTGCATGGTGGCTGGATGCCATGGGAAAAGGAAGTTCACAGTATATCAGCGACGGTAATAAGGATACAGTGGTAGTACCTGAACCAAAAAAACAAAATGTTGATACGTCAAAATTAAACGGCAAGCAACTGATTACCTACTAA
- the argH gene encoding argininosuccinate lyase: MKLWGGRFAKGTDKLVDDFNSSIRFDSRMYRHDILGSIAHANMLGKCGIISTDESSMIQNTLKDILNDIEAGKIDFEIDAEDIHMNVEKILISRIGDTGKKLHTGRSRNDQVALDIRMYLRDEITAIKEMVAVFLETLVKMSESNLDTIMPGYTHLQRAQPITLAHHMMAYFEMFKRDYQRLCDCYSRLNILPLGSGALAGTTYPLDRHMVAQELGFDDVTQNSLDGVSDRDFAIELASCLSILMMHLSRLSEEIILWSSHEFGFVELDDAYSTGSSIMPQKKNPDVAELARGKTGRVYGSLMTLLTVMKSLPLAYNKDMQEDKEAIFDAVDTVKMCLPVFSNMIDTMKVRKANMYKAAQGGFTNATDIADYLVKKGIPFRSAHEIIGKMVLYCIENNKAIDDMTMDEFKSFSDKIQEDVYTEISLEKCVSGRKLVGGPARETEEKAIENAKSFLSSLI; encoded by the coding sequence ATGAAACTTTGGGGCGGTAGATTTGCAAAAGGAACAGACAAATTGGTGGATGATTTCAATTCTTCCATACGCTTTGACAGTAGAATGTACAGGCACGATATTCTGGGCAGCATCGCCCACGCAAATATGCTTGGAAAATGCGGTATTATTTCTACTGATGAAAGCAGTATGATTCAAAATACTCTTAAAGATATTTTAAATGATATAGAAGCCGGAAAAATTGATTTTGAGATTGATGCTGAAGATATTCATATGAATGTTGAAAAAATTCTTATATCAAGAATAGGAGACACCGGAAAGAAGCTCCACACAGGAAGAAGCAGAAATGATCAGGTTGCTTTGGACATCCGTATGTATCTGAGAGATGAGATAACTGCAATAAAAGAAATGGTTGCCGTTTTTTTAGAGACTCTTGTAAAAATGTCGGAATCAAACCTTGATACTATTATGCCGGGTTACACACATCTTCAAAGGGCTCAGCCAATTACACTGGCTCATCATATGATGGCTTATTTTGAAATGTTCAAGAGAGATTACCAAAGACTTTGTGATTGCTATTCCAGATTGAATATCCTCCCTCTTGGTTCGGGTGCTCTTGCCGGAACTACTTACCCTCTGGACAGGCACATGGTTGCTCAGGAATTGGGATTTGACGATGTAACTCAAAACAGTCTTGACGGTGTTAGTGACAGAGATTTTGCAATTGAACTTGCTTCCTGCTTATCAATACTTATGATGCATCTAAGCAGATTAAGCGAGGAGATTATTCTCTGGTCCTCACATGAATTCGGTTTTGTTGAACTTGATGACGCCTACAGTACAGGGTCAAGCATTATGCCTCAGAAGAAAAATCCAGATGTTGCAGAGCTTGCAAGGGGTAAAACAGGCCGAGTATACGGAAGCCTTATGACTCTCCTCACTGTAATGAAATCCCTGCCCCTGGCATACAACAAGGATATGCAGGAGGACAAGGAAGCAATATTTGATGCTGTAGATACCGTTAAAATGTGTCTTCCTGTTTTTTCAAACATGATTGATACCATGAAAGTCCGTAAAGCTAATATGTATAAGGCTGCTCAAGGTGGTTTTACAAATGCAACAGACATTGCAGATTATCTTGTAAAAAAGGGTATCCCTTTCAGAAGTGCCCATGAAATAATCGGAAAAATGGTTCTTTATTGTATTGAAAACAACAAGGCTATTGATGATATGACAATGGACGAATTCAAAAGTTTTTCAGATAAAATTCAGGAGGATGTGTACACTGAAATAAGTCTGGAAAAATGTGTTTCAGGCAGAAAGCTGGTTGGGGGCCCAGCACGTGAAACCGAAGAAAAGGCCATTGAAAATGCAAAATCATTTTTAAGTTCTTTAATTTAG
- the ruvC gene encoding crossover junction endodeoxyribonuclease RuvC has translation MVIMGIDPGFAITGYGVVKYEGNKFSVLDYSAVTTGASMKFSDRLLVLYNELEKLIDKYKPDAISIEELFFNKNIKTALTVGHGRGVAVLAAAKSGIDIFEYTPLQVKQSVVGYGRAEKAQIQQMVKAILNLPAIPKPDDVADALAVAICHGNSHRMGSLLGNGRF, from the coding sequence GTGGTAATAATGGGGATTGACCCTGGATTTGCAATTACAGGCTATGGTGTTGTAAAATATGAAGGGAACAAATTTTCGGTTTTGGATTACAGTGCAGTTACAACAGGAGCATCCATGAAATTTTCGGACAGGCTTCTGGTACTGTATAATGAACTTGAAAAATTGATAGATAAGTACAAGCCTGATGCAATATCCATAGAAGAACTGTTCTTCAATAAGAATATTAAGACTGCACTTACGGTAGGACATGGCAGAGGAGTAGCCGTACTTGCCGCTGCCAAATCCGGAATAGATATATTTGAATATACGCCCCTGCAGGTTAAGCAATCGGTTGTTGGCTACGGCAGGGCAGAAAAGGCACAGATACAGCAGATGGTAAAGGCTATATTGAATCTTCCGGCGATTCCAAAGCCGGACGATGTAGCAGATGCTCTGGCTGTGGCAATATGCCACGGAAACTCTCATAGAATGGGGTCATTGCTGGGGAACGGAAGGTTCTAG